One Streptomyces sp. R28 DNA window includes the following coding sequences:
- a CDS encoding metal ABC transporter substrate-binding protein encodes MNVRRHHISGVALAAVTALGLGTLSACSTDSAAAGNTDKFDVVASFYPMAFLAEQIGGGHVNVTTLTEPGQEPHDLEISTQQRAQLEESDAALYLKGLQPSVDEAIAQSGLKTKIDAAGLTSLEEHGNEVGGHAAEHDDEHGHEEEGGKDPHIWLDPVKYAEVAEGVGKAFEKADPDHAADYKKNTAALVKKLGDLNTQYETGLKDTKSKVFITTHAAFGYLAERYGLTEEAISGLDPESEPSAARVRELEKMAKADGVTTVFYETLVSDKTAKTIAKDATLDTDVLDPLEGITDKSKGDDYFQVMESNLKALQSALGAK; translated from the coding sequence ATGAACGTACGACGACACCACATATCCGGGGTTGCCCTCGCGGCCGTGACCGCCCTCGGTCTCGGCACTCTCTCCGCCTGCTCCACGGACAGCGCGGCAGCGGGCAACACGGACAAGTTCGACGTCGTCGCGTCGTTCTACCCGATGGCCTTCCTCGCCGAGCAGATAGGCGGCGGCCATGTGAACGTCACCACCCTGACCGAGCCCGGCCAGGAGCCGCACGACCTGGAGATCAGCACCCAGCAGCGGGCGCAGCTCGAGGAGTCCGACGCGGCGCTCTACCTCAAGGGTCTCCAGCCCTCCGTCGACGAGGCCATCGCGCAGTCGGGCCTCAAGACGAAGATCGACGCGGCCGGCCTGACCTCCCTGGAGGAGCACGGCAACGAGGTCGGCGGCCACGCGGCCGAGCACGACGACGAGCACGGCCACGAGGAAGAGGGCGGCAAGGACCCCCACATCTGGCTCGACCCGGTGAAGTACGCCGAGGTCGCCGAGGGGGTCGGCAAGGCCTTCGAGAAGGCCGACCCGGACCACGCGGCCGACTACAAGAAGAACACCGCGGCCCTGGTGAAGAAGCTCGGCGACCTGAACACGCAGTACGAGACCGGCCTGAAGGACACCAAGTCCAAGGTCTTCATCACCACGCACGCCGCCTTCGGCTACCTCGCCGAGCGCTACGGACTGACCGAGGAGGCCATCAGCGGCCTCGACCCCGAGTCCGAGCCCAGCGCCGCGCGCGTCAGGGAACTTGAGAAGATGGCCAAGGCCGACGGCGTCACCACCGTCTTCTACGAGACGCTCGTCAGCGACAAGACCGCGAAGACCATCGCCAAGGACGCGACCCTCGACACCGACGTCCTCGACCCGCTCGAGGGCATCACGGACAAGTCCAAGGGCGACGACTACTTCCAGGTCATGGAGTCCAACCTCAAGGCGCTGCAGTCCGCCCTGGGAGCCAAGTGA
- a CDS encoding metal ABC transporter ATP-binding protein — MVTEDLVSEPVISLRGVHAELGSRPVLRGIDLTVHRGEVVALLGANGSGKSTAVRSIIGQVPVAAGEIELFGTARARFRDWARVGYVPQRTTAAGGVPATITEIVSSGRLSRTRFGVLRKADHAAVRRALELVGMADRAKDSVNALSGGQHQRVLIARALASEPELLIMDEPMAGVDLASQEVLARTLREQVAAGTTVLLVLHELGPLEPLIDRAVVLRDGCVLHDGPPPKAVGQHALPGHDHVHPHAAHDAEPLRTGLLS; from the coding sequence ATCGTTACGGAGGACCTCGTGAGCGAGCCCGTCATTTCGCTGCGCGGTGTACACGCCGAGCTGGGCTCGCGCCCGGTCCTGCGCGGCATCGACCTCACCGTGCACCGCGGTGAGGTCGTCGCGCTGCTCGGCGCCAACGGCTCCGGCAAGTCGACCGCCGTGCGCAGCATCATCGGCCAGGTGCCGGTCGCCGCCGGCGAGATCGAGCTGTTCGGCACCGCGCGGGCACGGTTCCGCGACTGGGCGCGGGTGGGGTACGTCCCGCAGCGCACGACCGCCGCGGGCGGCGTCCCGGCCACGATCACCGAGATCGTCTCCTCGGGCCGCCTGTCCCGCACCCGCTTCGGGGTCCTGCGCAAGGCCGACCACGCCGCCGTACGGCGCGCCCTGGAGCTGGTCGGGATGGCCGACCGCGCCAAGGACTCCGTGAACGCCCTCTCCGGCGGCCAGCACCAGCGCGTGCTGATCGCCCGCGCCCTGGCCTCCGAACCCGAACTGCTGATCATGGACGAGCCGATGGCGGGCGTCGACCTGGCCAGCCAGGAGGTCCTGGCCCGCACGCTCAGGGAACAGGTCGCGGCCGGTACGACCGTCCTGCTCGTCCTGCACGAACTCGGCCCCCTGGAGCCCCTGATCGACCGGGCGGTCGTCCTGCGCGACGGCTGTGTCCTGCACGACGGCCCGCCCCCGAAGGCGGTGGGCCAGCACGCGCTGCCCGGCCACGACCACGTCCACCCGCACGCGGCTCACGACGCCGAACCCCTCCGGACGGGACTGCTGAGCTGA
- a CDS encoding metal ABC transporter permease, with product MEILNYAFMQRALLAAVLVGITAPAIGIYLVQRRQALMGDGIGHVAMTGVGLGFLLSWSPVWMATIVSIVGAVLMELIRWYGRTRGDIALAMLFYGGMAGGVMFINLAPTGSNANLTSYLFGSLSTVSESDVTAICVLAAFVVLVTLGLRRQLFAVSQDEEFARVTGLPVRALNLLTAVTAAVTVTVAMRVVGLLLVSALMVVPVAAAQQLSRSFAATFAIAVAIGVTVTIGGTVTSYYQDVPPGATIVLLTIGAFIALTALAAPLARRRSRALAAAQPSGDPAECAIPASRGTDGKVGV from the coding sequence ATGGAGATCCTGAACTACGCCTTCATGCAGCGGGCCCTGCTCGCCGCCGTCCTGGTCGGCATCACGGCCCCCGCGATCGGCATCTACCTCGTCCAGCGCCGTCAGGCCCTGATGGGCGACGGAATCGGCCATGTCGCGATGACCGGCGTCGGCCTCGGCTTCCTGCTGTCCTGGTCCCCGGTGTGGATGGCGACGATCGTCTCGATCGTCGGCGCGGTGCTGATGGAGCTGATCCGCTGGTACGGCAGGACGCGCGGCGACATCGCCCTCGCGATGCTGTTCTACGGCGGTATGGCCGGCGGCGTGATGTTCATCAACCTCGCGCCGACAGGCTCGAACGCGAACCTGACGTCATACCTCTTCGGCTCGCTGTCGACCGTGAGCGAGTCGGACGTGACGGCGATCTGTGTGCTCGCGGCCTTCGTGGTACTGGTCACGCTCGGCCTGCGCCGCCAGCTGTTCGCGGTGAGCCAGGACGAGGAGTTCGCCCGGGTGACCGGGCTGCCGGTGCGCGCCCTGAACCTGCTGACCGCGGTCACGGCGGCGGTGACGGTGACGGTCGCGATGCGTGTGGTCGGCCTGCTCCTGGTCAGCGCGCTGATGGTGGTGCCGGTGGCGGCGGCCCAGCAGCTGAGCCGCAGCTTCGCGGCGACGTTCGCGATCGCCGTCGCCATCGGCGTCACGGTGACGATCGGCGGCACCGTGACCTCGTACTACCAGGACGTGCCGCCCGGCGCGACGATCGTGCTGCTGACCATCGGCGCGTTCATCGCACTGACGGCACTGGCGGCCCCGCTGGCCCGCCGCAGGTCCCGCGCCCTGGCCGCGGCGCAACCCTCCGGCGACCCTGCGGAGTGCGCGATTCCGGCCAGTCGGGGGACCGACGGCAAAGTAGGCGTCTGA
- a CDS encoding Fur family transcriptional regulator, producing MTTAGPPVKGRATRQRAAVAAALDEVDEFRSAQDLHDMLKHKGDSVGLTTVYRTLQSLADAGEVDVLRTSDGESVYRRCSTGEHHHHLVCRVCGKAVEVEGPAVEKWADAIAAEHGYVNVAHTVEIFGTCAECAASRA from the coding sequence GTGACGACGGCAGGACCGCCCGTGAAGGGCCGAGCCACTCGGCAGCGGGCCGCCGTGGCGGCGGCCCTTGACGAGGTCGACGAGTTCCGCAGTGCGCAGGATCTCCACGACATGCTCAAGCACAAGGGCGACTCGGTCGGGCTCACCACGGTCTACCGCACCCTGCAGTCCCTGGCCGACGCGGGCGAGGTCGATGTCCTGCGTACGTCCGACGGCGAGTCGGTGTACCGCCGCTGCTCGACCGGCGAACACCACCACCACCTGGTCTGCCGCGTCTGCGGCAAGGCCGTCGAGGTCGAGGGCCCGGCGGTGGAGAAGTGGGCGGACGCCATCGCGGCCGAGCACGGCTATGTGAACGTGGCGCACACGGTGGAGATCTTCGGCACGTGTGCGGAGTGCGCGGCGTCACGCGCATGA
- a CDS encoding isoprenyl transferase has protein sequence MVVRGILGRQRREYKTPQPHPSGARPPKLPGELVPNHVAIVMDGNGRWAKERGLPRTEGHKVGAECVLDVLQGAVEMGVGAISLYAFSTENWKRSPDEVRFLMNFNRDFIRKTRDQLDELGIRVRWVGRMPKLWKSVAKELQIAQEQTKGNDKLTLYFCMNYGGRAEIADAAKALAADVKAGRLDPSKVNEKTFAKYMYYPDMPDVDLFLRPSGEQRTSNYLLWQSAYAEMVFQDVLWPDFDRRDLWRACLEFASRDRRFGGAIPNEELLAMEGRSEES, from the coding sequence ATGGTCGTACGCGGGATCCTGGGGCGCCAGCGCCGCGAGTACAAGACGCCGCAGCCGCACCCGTCCGGTGCCCGCCCGCCGAAGCTCCCTGGCGAGCTCGTGCCCAACCATGTGGCGATCGTCATGGACGGGAACGGCCGCTGGGCGAAGGAGCGCGGGCTGCCGCGCACCGAGGGGCACAAGGTCGGCGCCGAGTGCGTGCTGGACGTCCTCCAGGGCGCGGTCGAGATGGGCGTGGGGGCGATCTCCCTGTACGCCTTCTCCACCGAGAACTGGAAGCGGTCGCCGGACGAGGTGCGCTTCCTGATGAACTTCAACCGGGACTTCATCCGCAAGACCCGGGACCAGCTCGACGAGCTGGGGATCCGGGTGCGGTGGGTCGGCCGGATGCCCAAGCTGTGGAAGTCGGTCGCCAAGGAGCTCCAGATCGCCCAGGAGCAGACCAAGGGCAACGACAAGCTGACGCTGTACTTCTGCATGAACTACGGCGGGCGGGCCGAGATCGCCGATGCCGCGAAGGCCCTCGCCGCGGACGTGAAGGCCGGGCGGCTGGACCCGTCGAAGGTCAACGAGAAGACCTTCGCCAAGTACATGTACTACCCGGACATGCCGGACGTGGATCTCTTCCTGCGGCCGAGCGGCGAGCAGCGCACCTCCAACTACCTTCTCTGGCAGAGTGCTTACGCCGAGATGGTCTTCCAGGACGTGCTGTGGCCGGACTTCGACCGCCGTGACCTGTGGCGGGCGTGCCTGGAGTTCGCCTCCCGCGACCGGCGGTTCGGCGGGGCGATCCCGAACGAGGAGCTGCTGGCCATGGAAGGCCGCTCCGAGGAGAGCTGA
- the recO gene encoding DNA repair protein RecO, producing MSLFRDDGIVLRTQKLGEADRIITLLTRGHGRVRAVARGVRRTKSKFGARLEPFSHVDVQFFARGSELIGRGLPLCTQSETIAPYGGGIVTDYARYTAGTAMLETAERFADHEGEPAVQQYLLLVGALRTLSRGEHAPHLVLDAFLLRSLAVNGYAPTFSDCAKCGMPGPNRFFSVASGGSVCVDCRVPGSVVPSPQTLELLAALLTGDWETADACEPRYVREGSGLVSAYLHWHLERGLRSLRYVEK from the coding sequence ATGAGTCTGTTCCGGGATGACGGCATCGTGCTGCGGACCCAGAAACTCGGCGAGGCGGACCGGATCATCACGCTGCTCACTCGTGGGCATGGGCGGGTGCGGGCCGTGGCCCGGGGTGTGCGGCGGACCAAGTCGAAGTTCGGGGCGCGGTTGGAACCCTTCTCCCATGTCGACGTGCAGTTCTTCGCGCGGGGGAGCGAGCTGATCGGGCGCGGGCTGCCGCTGTGCACGCAGAGCGAGACCATCGCGCCGTACGGCGGCGGGATCGTCACCGACTACGCGCGGTACACGGCCGGCACGGCCATGCTGGAGACCGCCGAGCGGTTCGCCGATCATGAAGGTGAGCCGGCCGTGCAGCAGTATCTGCTCCTCGTCGGCGCCCTGCGCACCCTCTCCCGCGGCGAGCACGCCCCGCACCTCGTTCTCGACGCCTTCCTGCTGCGGTCACTCGCCGTCAACGGTTACGCCCCGACCTTCAGCGACTGTGCGAAGTGCGGGATGCCGGGACCGAACCGCTTCTTCTCGGTCGCCTCGGGAGGCTCGGTCTGCGTCGACTGCCGGGTGCCCGGTAGCGTCGTACCGTCGCCGCAGACCCTGGAACTGCTCGCCGCGCTGCTTACGGGAGACTGGGAGACCGCGGACGCCTGCGAGCCGCGGTACGTCCGGGAGGGCAGCGGGTTGGTGTCCGCCTATCTGCACTGGCACCTGGAGCGCGGGCTGCGCTCACTTCGGTACGTCGAAAAGTAG
- a CDS encoding DUF1266 domain-containing protein: protein MALWRWRRRGAKASRRYPVPLTVHQLWMVSLSAPVSRDRDASRTTLYPFTRIDDDSARRWLADQWEITSREQLVGRLDDLSRSGYRARAYRLTGVSPLAWDAALYVDIARRGFAAGLIGESDAWTALKNIVPAVAGTYGSWREYAAHYLLGRKVWRDGLRGTEDAGSAAPQAAADAHLRSLLDPANRSSPWNLAPWDAISHPDRTR from the coding sequence ATGGCTTTGTGGAGATGGAGGAGACGAGGCGCGAAGGCGTCCCGCCGCTACCCCGTGCCGCTCACCGTGCACCAGCTGTGGATGGTGTCGCTGAGCGCGCCGGTGAGCCGGGACCGTGACGCCTCGCGGACCACGTTGTACCCGTTCACGCGCATCGACGACGACAGCGCCCGGCGCTGGCTGGCCGACCAGTGGGAGATCACCTCGCGTGAGCAGCTGGTCGGCCGGCTCGACGATCTGTCCCGCAGCGGCTACCGGGCCCGGGCGTACCGGCTCACCGGCGTCTCGCCGCTCGCCTGGGACGCCGCCCTGTACGTCGACATCGCCCGCCGTGGCTTCGCCGCCGGGCTGATCGGCGAGTCCGACGCCTGGACCGCGCTGAAGAACATCGTGCCGGCGGTGGCGGGGACGTACGGCTCGTGGCGGGAGTACGCCGCTCACTATCTGCTCGGGCGGAAGGTGTGGAGGGACGGGTTGCGGGGCACGGAGGACGCCGGTTCCGCGGCGCCGCAGGCGGCCGCCGACGCGCACCTTCGCTCCCTGCTGGACCCGGCGAATCGTTCCAGCCCATGGAACCTCGCCCCCTGGGACGCCATCAGCCACCCCGACCGCACCCGCTGA
- a CDS encoding Scr1 family TA system antitoxin-like transcriptional regulator: MANGSRLAAWEFFGAELKRRREDAGITQVELGARVFVSGGYIGQFEQAIRKPQLDVAQRIDETLQTDGIFERLWRKLIKEQPYTEYFAHAAELERLATEICQFAPTVIPGLLQTPEYARAVFLASNPLATDEYIEELVAGRTDRARILKDATRPVYWVILHETVLRIPVGNPPVMAGQLDHILALMRERKVLVHVLPFAAGAHPEMGKMMMLMKFEDAPPTVYTEGVRSGSLLDEPAVVQRIQASYDLIRGAALSREASLAMIESAAEDYRRCASTT; encoded by the coding sequence ATGGCCAATGGTTCGCGGCTGGCGGCGTGGGAGTTCTTCGGAGCGGAACTTAAGCGGCGGCGGGAGGATGCCGGGATCACTCAGGTGGAGTTGGGGGCCCGGGTATTTGTCTCCGGTGGTTACATCGGGCAGTTCGAACAGGCGATCCGAAAACCACAATTGGATGTGGCTCAGCGGATTGATGAGACCCTGCAAACCGACGGTATTTTCGAGCGGCTTTGGCGAAAGCTCATCAAGGAGCAGCCGTACACGGAGTACTTCGCGCATGCGGCGGAGCTTGAGCGGCTGGCGACGGAGATCTGTCAGTTCGCGCCGACGGTGATCCCGGGACTCCTCCAGACGCCTGAGTACGCGAGGGCGGTCTTCCTGGCGAGCAATCCGCTCGCCACCGACGAGTACATCGAGGAGTTGGTCGCGGGGCGCACGGACCGGGCTCGGATCCTCAAGGACGCTACACGGCCCGTGTATTGGGTGATCCTGCACGAGACGGTCCTACGCATCCCAGTCGGCAACCCGCCGGTCATGGCGGGTCAGCTGGACCACATCTTGGCACTGATGCGGGAGCGCAAGGTTCTGGTGCATGTACTGCCGTTCGCGGCTGGGGCGCACCCGGAGATGGGCAAGATGATGATGCTCATGAAGTTCGAGGATGCTCCGCCAACTGTCTATACAGAGGGGGTGCGTTCGGGAAGCCTTCTGGACGAACCGGCTGTGGTGCAGCGGATCCAGGCGTCTTACGATCTCATCAGGGGCGCCGCGCTGTCGCGGGAGGCATCCCTCGCCATGATCGAGTCGGCAGCAGAGGACTACAGACGATGCGCGAGTACGACCTGA
- a CDS encoding DUF397 domain-containing protein → MREYDLSNARWRKSSYSGGSGGEECIEVAYDFPGAARWRKSSYSGGSGGEACIEVADGVPGVVPVRDTKLASDSPVLLIGAAAWTEFARFASASA, encoded by the coding sequence ATGCGCGAGTACGACCTGAGCAACGCACGCTGGCGCAAAAGCAGCTACAGCGGCGGCAGCGGCGGGGAGGAATGCATCGAGGTCGCGTACGACTTCCCCGGCGCCGCCCGCTGGCGCAAGAGCAGCTACAGCGGCGGCAGCGGCGGGGAGGCCTGCATCGAGGTCGCCGACGGAGTCCCCGGAGTCGTCCCCGTCCGAGACACCAAACTCGCCTCGGACAGCCCCGTCCTCCTCATCGGTGCCGCCGCCTGGACGGAGTTCGCCCGCTTCGCTTCAGCGTCCGCGTAG
- a CDS encoding DUF6879 family protein has product MQGEPQGEGIVREFARAESERLASTMRALTTSGTADWSVESNDPLITLTRCARQSIDATSCFVDLPFWRTTHADQYLHAQHEAIRQRGVKVRRLFIVERPEDLDAGLDGILEQQRNAGIQARVVVLSQLLFHVRMGGTADVVIFDGELCFELITDVQGSDTTVRLDGRARHVTQRRAWFDELWDAGMEGPPDLRGR; this is encoded by the coding sequence GTGCAGGGGGAGCCACAGGGCGAGGGCATCGTCCGGGAGTTCGCACGGGCCGAGAGCGAGCGGCTGGCCTCAACGATGAGGGCGCTGACGACCTCCGGGACTGCCGACTGGTCGGTTGAGAGCAACGACCCGCTCATCACTCTCACCCGGTGTGCCCGCCAGAGCATCGACGCCACCAGCTGTTTCGTCGACCTGCCCTTCTGGAGGACCACACACGCAGACCAATACCTGCACGCGCAGCACGAGGCGATCCGGCAGCGCGGCGTGAAGGTCAGGCGCTTGTTCATCGTGGAGCGGCCCGAGGACCTCGACGCCGGCCTGGACGGAATCCTCGAGCAGCAGAGGAACGCGGGCATCCAGGCCAGGGTGGTGGTCCTGTCCCAGCTGCTGTTCCACGTCAGAATGGGCGGGACAGCTGACGTCGTCATCTTCGACGGCGAGCTGTGCTTCGAGCTCATCACGGATGTGCAGGGGAGCGACACCACGGTCAGGCTGGATGGCCGTGCGCGGCATGTCACTCAGCGCAGGGCATGGTTCGACGAGCTGTGGGACGCCGGTATGGAGGGTCCGCCGGACCTACGCGGACGCTGA
- a CDS encoding DUF6879 family protein, with product MPKMFWRIVITASAAGGAFLLTSILDQDDGDIWQWVASIVIGSAALIVQYLLDFGERFEKVDTRFNEILAATTLFSQVDGSVLRSDEVTRLVLGYTKVRERGGDIVQAFAEKELGRLAKTMEGLGSGSADCPGENNEWLIDITDCVKMTLDATSTSVDREFWTNGSAERYLAAQEKAIKRRGVEIRRLFVVRDTDEVTPELRALCERHRRRGIEARIAVRSLMESSPKVDDFIVFDGELCFETKPDQESNPDRTWLSAEPDHIEDRISQFSELWAATEPDPEPEPAAEPQPGVAPTAASG from the coding sequence ATGCCCAAGATGTTCTGGCGGATCGTGATCACCGCCTCGGCGGCGGGCGGCGCCTTCCTGCTGACCAGCATCCTGGACCAGGACGACGGGGACATCTGGCAGTGGGTGGCGTCCATCGTCATCGGCAGCGCGGCGCTGATCGTGCAGTACCTGCTCGACTTCGGGGAGCGGTTCGAGAAGGTCGACACGCGTTTCAACGAGATCCTCGCCGCGACGACGCTGTTCAGCCAGGTCGACGGTTCGGTGCTGCGCTCCGACGAGGTGACCCGGCTGGTCCTCGGGTACACCAAGGTCCGTGAGCGGGGCGGCGACATCGTGCAGGCCTTCGCCGAAAAGGAGCTGGGCCGCCTCGCCAAGACGATGGAAGGGCTCGGCAGCGGCAGCGCGGACTGCCCCGGCGAGAACAACGAGTGGCTGATCGACATCACCGACTGCGTCAAGATGACCCTCGACGCCACCAGCACCTCGGTGGACCGGGAGTTCTGGACCAACGGGTCCGCCGAGCGGTATCTCGCCGCGCAGGAGAAGGCGATCAAGAGGCGGGGCGTGGAGATCCGGCGCCTGTTCGTCGTGCGGGACACGGACGAGGTCACGCCGGAGCTCAGAGCACTCTGCGAGCGCCACCGCAGGCGTGGCATCGAAGCGCGCATAGCGGTGCGCTCACTGATGGAGTCGAGCCCCAAGGTGGACGACTTCATCGTCTTCGACGGCGAACTCTGCTTCGAGACCAAGCCGGACCAGGAGTCCAACCCGGACCGTACCTGGCTGAGCGCCGAGCCGGACCACATCGAGGACCGCATCAGCCAGTTCTCCGAGCTGTGGGCGGCAACGGAGCCGGACCCGGAGCCCGAGCCGGCCGCCGAGCCGCAGCCGGGGGTGGCACCCACGGCGGCGTCCGGCTGA
- a CDS encoding SCO2521 family protein, which produces MTAALGQSARSVLACGEVRTCLLPSFQALDGRAAAQLLRLRADEHVRVSERPTMYALSPEVLTGVDCRLPTSNGSKVRAVGTVVARVALTEGRLLQSTAYFSAPAAGPDIRRPWGQYLVRPGLVEPFGKLPQQATAEGVLRGAGRGELDLGTIAEGLLTQLRRHALLDRRVPFKSRPTHLRWVARRQPEGERAALTNFTVAEGGLRTMELRLPQDVPAATAAGLCEDLALHDWLLTTVQQMLDNSRIGAADGPSVVEALHPIVVHLLHLWMPRAHVDPALGHLWDVLEEKPGFSRQWEKLSRRIRDRLALQAVTMPHQALSPR; this is translated from the coding sequence ATGACGGCGGCCCTGGGACAGTCGGCGCGTTCGGTCCTCGCCTGCGGCGAGGTGCGTACCTGTCTGTTGCCGTCCTTCCAGGCGCTGGACGGCCGGGCCGCCGCCCAGCTGCTCAGGCTGCGCGCCGACGAACACGTCCGCGTCTCCGAGCGGCCCACCATGTACGCCCTGTCCCCCGAGGTGCTGACCGGGGTGGACTGCCGGCTGCCCACCTCCAACGGCAGCAAGGTCCGGGCCGTCGGTACGGTCGTCGCCCGCGTGGCGCTGACCGAGGGCCGCCTGTTGCAGTCGACGGCGTACTTCAGCGCCCCGGCCGCCGGCCCCGACATCCGGCGCCCCTGGGGGCAGTACCTCGTCCGGCCGGGCCTGGTCGAGCCGTTCGGCAAGCTGCCCCAACAGGCTACGGCTGAGGGCGTGTTGCGTGGTGCCGGGCGCGGCGAGCTCGACCTCGGGACGATCGCCGAGGGCCTGCTGACCCAGCTCCGCCGCCACGCGCTGCTCGACCGCAGGGTGCCCTTCAAGTCCCGTCCCACGCACCTGCGTTGGGTCGCCCGGCGGCAGCCCGAGGGGGAGCGCGCGGCCCTGACGAACTTCACCGTGGCCGAGGGCGGGCTGCGGACCATGGAGTTACGGCTGCCACAGGACGTCCCGGCCGCCACCGCGGCCGGGCTGTGTGAGGATCTGGCCCTGCACGACTGGCTTTTGACGACAGTTCAGCAGATGCTGGACAACAGCCGGATCGGCGCGGCGGACGGGCCCTCGGTCGTCGAGGCGCTGCATCCGATCGTGGTGCATCTACTGCATCTGTGGATGCCGCGCGCACACGTGGACCCCGCGCTGGGTCACCTGTGGGACGTGCTGGAAGAGAAACCGGGGTTCTCCCGTCAGTGGGAGAAACTCAGCCGGCGCATCAGAGACCGACTGGCCCTTCAGGCCGTGACGATGCCGCACCAGGCGCTCAGCCCGCGCTGA
- a CDS encoding SCO2522 family protein — protein sequence MTEAVFRETTAEPVTKSVPLSHLSLELGHLYMEDFEAGPDRLREHFAEVRIWVDAVRASAARRSKRPRISTCFLIDDYFSRFSTPAELIPMVLKEAERAGLAIDYLARESACAVADRIELAESVMHRLVESPPPGSYGSRPPVSQTGWLANGQRTPSMSRSALGEVKGWEPPQETAARNHSVFMDVELWSEKDGRRLWSCPFLAAVWQLARLGLLRHLGEPVLEPQEWKSEEFPHDWDRLPPLIKLTDTTAAFSAYRTCTLLPNRFLAVEDAVRLILDQTDVDAGALQQVADRSGGEGIAVPAPVAQRATYVFYEEPGDSSEAEGT from the coding sequence ATGACCGAAGCCGTCTTCCGGGAGACCACCGCCGAGCCCGTCACCAAGTCCGTGCCGCTGTCCCATCTCTCCCTGGAGCTGGGCCACCTCTACATGGAGGACTTCGAGGCCGGGCCCGACCGGCTGCGCGAGCACTTCGCCGAGGTACGGATCTGGGTGGACGCCGTGCGCGCCTCCGCCGCCCGCCGCAGCAAGCGGCCGCGCATCAGCACCTGCTTCCTGATCGACGACTACTTCAGTCGCTTCTCCACCCCGGCCGAGCTGATCCCGATGGTGCTGAAGGAGGCCGAGAGGGCCGGCCTCGCCATCGACTACCTCGCCCGCGAGTCGGCCTGCGCGGTCGCCGACCGTATCGAGCTCGCGGAATCGGTCATGCACCGCCTCGTCGAGTCCCCGCCGCCGGGCAGCTACGGCTCCCGTCCGCCCGTCAGCCAGACCGGCTGGCTCGCCAACGGCCAGCGCACGCCCTCGATGTCCCGCAGCGCCCTGGGCGAGGTCAAGGGCTGGGAGCCGCCCCAGGAGACCGCGGCCCGCAACCACTCCGTCTTCATGGACGTCGAGCTGTGGTCCGAGAAGGACGGCCGGCGGCTGTGGTCCTGCCCTTTCCTGGCCGCCGTATGGCAACTGGCCCGGCTGGGGCTGTTACGGCACCTCGGTGAGCCCGTGCTGGAGCCGCAGGAATGGAAGAGCGAGGAGTTCCCGCACGACTGGGACCGGCTGCCGCCGCTGATCAAGCTCACCGACACGACAGCGGCCTTCAGCGCGTACCGCACCTGCACGCTGTTGCCGAACCGGTTCCTCGCCGTCGAGGACGCCGTCCGGCTCATACTGGACCAGACAGACGTCGACGCCGGGGCTCTGCAGCAGGTCGCCGACCGGTCCGGCGGTGAGGGAATAGCGGTACCGGCCCCCGTCGCACAGCGCGCCACATACGTCTTCTACGAGGAGCCCGGCGACTCCTCCGAGGCCGAGGGGACCTGA